CGATGACGAGCAGTATCGCGCGCTGCAGGCGGCTTTGTACCTGCGCCCGGAGCAGGGGGCGCTGATCCCGGGTGGCGGTGGGCTACGCAAGCTCCGCTGGGGCGCCGAAGGGCGTGGGAAGCGTGGCGGTGTGCGCACCATCTACTACTGGGCGGCCGCGGACGGCGTCTGCTACATGCTGTACCTCTACGCGAAGAACGAGCAGGGGGATCTCACCCCAACACAGCTGCGTACACTCGCTCGAGTCGTGCGCGAGGAGTTCAAGTGAAGGCCGACGCATTCAACGAGTTGCTGGAGAGCGTGCGCCAGGCGGGAGCGATCCATCGCGGCGAACGGAAGCCGTCGCGCTCTCGCGCGTTCAAGCCGACCGATGTCAAAGCGGTGCGCGCCGACCTCGGGCAGTCGCAGGCAGAGTTCGCCCTGATGATCGGCGTGAGTGTGGCCACGCTCCGGAACTGGGAGCAAGGCCGCCGCGTACCCGATGGTCCCGCGCTCGCGTTGCTGCAAGTCGCAGCGCACAATCCTGCGGCGGTCGTTGAGGCCTTGCATCGTCCGAAACGGCGCGGCGCGGCATAACGGGTCGCTGCTGCCGACGGGGCTGATCAAGGAGCGCGACTGGCTCACTACGTTCGCCTGTCGCATTGTTATCAGGCCCCGCGGCAGAGCTTGGCGTTCGGCAGGCAGCGGTCTGAACGTGCTCCAGCGCGAGCTTTAGAAAACGCAGGTACCGCTGAACTGTCGCGCGTGGTGCTGGCGAGAGGCTGATCCATGGGTCAAGCTTTCGACGGTGTGGTTCAAATCCTTCCCCCAGTCGTGCTCGACACGCATTGCAATCCGAGGCCTGAATGACGCGTCGACAGATCTTCATGCGTGGGCTGGCCGCCGGTCTTCTCATCGGTCTGGCTGCACAAGCCGCCAATTGGCTCCTCTCCGCTCACCCTGACGCCAGTGAGGGGCGACGGATTGCAGTCGTGCTGCAAGCGGCGTTCAGTGTGATCGGAGCCATATGGCTCGCAAGGGGAATTCCAGGCGAGCCGGCACTGCGAGGGTCCGATCCCCAGGAGCTTTCGTCCGTGAGTCACGCACCCGAGCTGCTGGGCGAGGGAACGTGGCGTGATCCGCGAGAATCCGCAGCTGAACATTCGCCGTCACCGATTCCGAATCGGCGGCCGGTGTGAGTCAACTTTCGCCGCCGAACGGGTCGCTGCTGCCGACGGGGCTGTTTCAAGGTCGGCGACTGGCTCACTGCGTTCGCCTGTCGCATTGTTATGAGGCCCCGCGGCAGAGCTTGGCGTTATGTCGGTGGGGCTCGTGTCGGCCAGTGACGGTGTGTGCTTTGTTTTCTTTGTGGGGGGAACGGCTAGTCCGGCCTGGGCGACCGCCGCCTCGGACGCGCCCGTGATGGGGGATGGCCCACGGGCTTCTTCGCGGCCGCGGTCCGGTGCAGCGGTTAGGTCGGCGTATGGGCAGTCCGGTGCGGCCGCGCGATCACGCGCGGGCCACCCGTACACAGTTCGTCACACGTCATAACACGTCGCTGCTACTGACGGCGCTGGCTGGTGGCGCGCTTCGCGCGCAATTTGTGGGAGGCGCCGCAGTAGAGCTGGGCGTTATGCAGGTCGGCCTGAACGACTTGGTCTCGAACTGTACCTCTCTCGAATGTCCTCTGGCGTTTCCGTCTCGATGAGGTGCTCATGATTCGCGCCCTTGTCCCCATCATTCTGGGACCGCTCCTCTGCTGGACAATTGGGTTCGATTTACATGGTTCCGCTGACCGCCAGACCAAGTCGCCGTGTCAGATCGACGGGGAAGGGTACGATGAGCTGGCCTTCGCGCGGTTCAGAGCGGTGCTTGCAGATTCCGGCGAAACGGGCGAGCACTTTGCTCCCATGCGCAAGGAACTCGGCATCGTCGGCGTCAAGATCGGCGACCTTGTCGTGGTCACCGATACCACGAAATGTCGACGTGCGATCACTGCGTGGAAGGCGCACTATAGTACGTTGGGGCCGGACTACGCCGATATGGCCACCTACGTACGAGGCGGTCTGCTCGTCCGAATGAGCTCAAACCGCTATTCGCTCGCCGTCGCGGTCTTCGACCAGTATAGCGGTGCGACTTTCTTTGTAACCGACTCCAACTTCGTGATGGTGAAACCATTCATGTAGCATAGTCTTGGCCGATCATTCCTTCGTCGTGCATAACGGGTCGCTGCTGCCGACGGGGCTGATCAAGGAGGGTGGCTGGCCCGCTGCGCGGGCCTGCCACACTGTTATGAGGCCCCGCGGCAGAGCTTGGCGTTAGAGCGGCTCTGGGTGTACGAAGTTTTCGAAAACTCCGCGTGCATTGAAGAGGTCAGTAACATGAGTCCGTCAGCGAGGAGGATGTACCAATGAGGCTTCGATACTTGATAGTGGCCGTCGCGCTGCTCTCGTCGTCCGCGTGTGGCGACAGCCCCACGGATCCGCTCTCGGATGCGCCGACGACGGTACGCACCTTCCTCGCCGCCGACAGCACCTTGATGGTCCGGCGCGTGGTGCGCGTCCCGCTCTCCGCGGGACAGCAGGCAGCGCTTTACCGCGTCTACTACGGCGAGCCGTTGGATTGCCTAAGTGGCTGCTTCTACGCCGAGGCGCTGACGCTCCAGCTTGGCACGCGCATCGGCTGGGTGCAGGGGGGCGACCGCCTTCCGAACGCGTCCGTGTTCGTGTTTGAGGCGTCGGATTCCGATGTCTTCACGCCAGCGGTCCTTGCGGAGCTCAAACAGCGAGACTTCTATGCCCATCGCACCGTGACTCAAGCGCTAGCCCGTGTGGCGCTCGCAAGCTCGGAGTAGTGCTGATTAGCGTAGCAGCAAGCGAGC
This genomic stretch from Gemmatimonadaceae bacterium harbors:
- a CDS encoding helix-turn-helix domain-containing protein, with amino-acid sequence MKADAFNELLESVRQAGAIHRGERKPSRSRAFKPTDVKAVRADLGQSQAEFALMIGVSVATLRNWEQGRRVPDGPALALLQVAAHNPAAVVEALHRPKRRGAA
- a CDS encoding type II toxin-antitoxin system RelE/ParE family toxin, whose amino-acid sequence is MRFVETPIFTAALRRHLDDEQYRALQAALYLRPEQGALIPGGGGLRKLRWGAEGRGKRGGVRTIYYWAAADGVCYMLYLYAKNEQGDLTPTQLRTLARVVREEFK